The region ACTGCGAACTACCCGCGCCACCGCGCCCCGAAACGATCTGCGCGGAGCCGCGGCCGCCGAAGCCTTCCCGAACGCTTCATCGGGAGGGTGCGGTTTCCGATGTGGACGAGGCTGCCGTCGCGATCGCCGACCCCGTGCGCAGGCAGATCTCGCTACTACCCCGCGCAGAAGCCCCACTTCGAACAACTGCGCTGCCCCGCCCTCACCCGGCCGCCCGCGCGTAGACGAACACCTGCGGCTCCACCGCAAAAGGCCGGTCGGACTCGCACACGACCTCCACCTCGCGCAGCTCCTCCACCACGAACCCCGCGCCGGAGACCACCTCGCCCAACGCGCGCGGCGAGTACGCCGTCACCGTGAGGTCGGCGCCCAGGAACGACATGCGCTCGGCGTCGGAATCGCCCTGCACCATCGCCAGCGCCAGCAGGCGCGGACCCCGCAACCGATCCCGCACCGACTCCAGCACGGCCGAGACCTCCGCCCGCGACAGCATCAGCAGCGAGAAGAACGCCGTCACCGCGTCGAAATCACCGAGCCCGGCATCCAGCGCCCGCATGTCACCGCGCACCAGCCGGGCCCCGGGAACGCGCCGCGCCGCCAGCTCCAGCATCCGCGGCGACTCGTCGACCCCCACCACCTCGACACCGGCGCCGTCGAACTGCTCGGCGGTCGGAAAACCCGTCCCGCACCCCAGATCCAGCACCCGCGCACCCCGGGCGGGCAACCGGTCGATCACCCACTGCCCGGCCAGGCGCTGCGCGCGCAGCTCCTGGGTCTCCTTCACATACCGCTCGCCGATCACGTCGAAGGCAGCCTCCACCATGGCTCAAGACTGCCAGCTCACGGCTCAGCCGAACACGTGCTCACCCATCGGTGCGGCGTGCCGACCACCGGAGGACTCCCACTCCACCGACACCTCCAGCACCAGATCCTCACCGACGGCGTCGACCAGCACCCGGTGTCCCGACGAGAGCTCCCCGTCGATCACCATCGCCGCCAGCCGGTTGTCCAGCTCCCGCTGGATCACCCGCCGCAGCGGCCGCGCCCCGAACTCCGGCTGGTGGCCCCGCTCGGCCAGCCACGCCACCGCGGCCTCGGTGACCTCCATGCCGATGCCCCGGGCCAGCAGCTGCTGGTAGGTCCGCTCCAGCAGCAGCCCGGTGATCTCCCGCAACGCCGCCGGGCCCAGCGGCTGGAACACCGTCACGTCGTCGATGCGGTTGATGAACTCCGGGCGGAAGAACGAACGCAGCTCCTCCAGCAGCTCCAGCGCCGAGTCCCCGGCCGAGCCACCGGCGTCGAGGATGCGGTCGGCACCGATGTTGGAGGTCATGATCACCACGACATTGCGGAAATCCACGCTGCGCCCCTGCGCATCGCTCAACCGCCCCTCGTCGAGCAACTGCAGCAACGTGTTGAAAACGTCCGGGTGCGCCTTCTCCACCTCGTCCAGCAGCAGCACCGAGTACGGCTGCCTGCGCACCCGGTCGGTCAGCTGCCCCGACTCGCCGTAGCCGACATAGCCCGGCGGGGCCCCGATCAGCCGCGACACCGTGTGCTTCTCCTGGAACTCGCCCATGTCGAAGCGGATCAACCGCTGCGCGTCACCGAACAGCGCCCGCGCCAGAGCCCGCGCCAGCTCGGTCTTGCCGACCCCGGTCGGCCCCAGGAACAGGAAACTGCCGATCGGCCGCTCCGGATCGGCCAGACCCGCACGCGCCCGCCGCACCGCCTCGGCCACCGACCGCACCGCCGCGTCCTGACCGATCACCTTCGACCGCAGCACCTTCTCCAACCCCAGCAACCGCTGCTTGTCGGCCGCGGTCAGGTCCGACACCGGGATCCCCGTCCGCCGCGACACCACATCGGCCACGTCGTCACGCCCCACGCTCGGCTGGTGCTCGGCCGAAGAACCGGGATCGTTCGGCGAACCACCCCGCAGCAACCGCACCCGCGAGCACGCCTGGTCCAGCAGGTCCACCGCCTTGTCCGGCAGGAACCGGTCGGCGATGTAGCGCTGCGACAACCGCGCGGCGGCCACCAGCGCGTCATCGGCGATCACCACCCGGTGGTGGAGCTGGTAGCGGTCCCGCAGGCCCCGCAGCACCGCCACCGTGTCACCCACCGACGGCTCGGCCACCAGGATCGGCTGGAACCGCCGCTCCAGCGCCGGATCCTTCTCGATGTGCTTGCGGTACTCCTCCACCGTCGTCGCACCGACCACCTGCACCTCGCCGCGCGCAAGCGCCGGCTTGAGCATCGTGCCCGCGTCCATCGTGCCCTCACCGGCCCCCGCGCCGACGATGCCGTGGATCTCGTCGATGAACACCAGCACCTCGTCGCGGTGCTGGCGGATCTCGTTCATCAGGTCCCGGAACCGCTGCTCGAACTCGCCGCGGTACTTGGCCCCGGCCACCATCCCGGCCAGGTCCAGCGACACCACCCGCCTGCCCGCCAGCGACCACGGCACCGCACCGTCGACGATCCGCTGCGCCAGGCCCTCCACGATCGCCGTCTTGCCCACGCCCGGATCACCGATGAACACCGGGTTGTTCTTGGTGCGCCGCCCCAGCACCTCCACGGCCTGTTCGACCTCCTGCGAGCGGCCCACCACCGGATCCAGCCGGCCCGCCCTGGCCAGCTCGGTCATGTCCATGCCGAACTCGTCCAGCTTCGGCGTCGTGCTCAGCACCGAGGGCCGCGCGTTCGGCCGCGTCCGCTCGCTGCGCTCCATCGCCCGCGCCAGCGCCCGCCCGGCCACCGAGTCGGCGTCGGTGGCCAGCCCGAGCAGCACGTGCCGCGCCCCCACCGCGTCGGCACCCTCGCTCAACGCCTGCTGGTGCGCTCCGAGAAGCGCCCGCCGCGCCGACGACGACAGCACCGGCTTGCCCTGCGCCTGACCGCCCAGCGCGTCGTAGGTGCCCGCCACCGTCCGCACCGCCGAGGCCAGCTCCTCCACCCGCACACCCGAGTCGCCCAGCATCCGCGCCGTCGGCCCCACCTGCGTCACCGCCCACAGCAGGTGAGCGCTGTCGAGCTCCCGGCTGCCCCACTCCACGGTCGCCCGGATCGCCTTCGACACCACCTCGTGGGCCTGCTCGTCCAGCAGGTTGCCCAGCTCCAGCCCGCCCGGCCCGGGCGCAGGCTGCGACACCGCCGGACCACCGGCGGAATGCACCTCGAACAACTCGCTGAGCAGCGAGTCGAAGGCGGCAGAGGAATCTCCGGCACTGCCGCGACTCACGAACTGACCTCCACGCACACCGCGGGCCGCGGCCACCGCCGCCCGCGTCCGTCCACACCTGACGCGACCAGTGCGCCACCGGGAGGTCACCGCCGGACCCGGCCACCCGCCAGTCCGGCCAGCGCGCCCACCAGCAGCACCGCACTGATCACCGCCACGACGGTACCCAGCCGGTGCATGCCCGGGTCGGACGCCGTGCCCGCGAAGCACAGCTCGATCACCGCCGCCGCGATGTTGGCACCAACATACTGAGAGGTCCGGTACAGCCCCGAGGCGATCCCGGCATCGGCGGCGTCGGCCTGCCCGTACAGCGCGGTCTGGTTGCCGATGTTGTTGAACCCGTTGGGGATGCCCAGCACCGCCGCGACCAGCACCAGCACCACCACCGCGCTGCCCGCGTGCAGACCCGTCAGCAGCAGGCCGCCGACCAGCAGCGCCACCGACCCCGCCAGCAGCACCGGCCAGTGCCCCATCCGCCGCAGCAGCCGCCCGGCCCCGGCCACCGACACCATGGCCGTCAGCGCGATCGGCAGCACCACCAGCCCGACCTGCGCCGGATCCAGCCCACGCGCGCTCTCCAGCCACATCGGAAAGCCGTAGAACACCACGTAGAAGGCCACGTAGGTCAGCGCCGTGCGCAGGTAGGTCCCCGTCAGCGGCCGGTTGCGCACCAGCACCCGCACGTCGACGAACGGCCTGCGCGCCCGCAGCTCGTAGGCGGCGAAACCGGCCGTCAGCAGCACCCACACCGCAAGCAGCCACCACCGCGGCTGCTCCGACAGCGACAGCAGGAACAGCATCAGCACCGCGATGACCGCGGCGAACAGCCCGGCCCCGACCAGGTCCAGCCTGCCCAGCACCGACTCACCGCTCGGCGCCCGGCGCCGGTCGCGCGGCAGCCACACCAGCGCCAGCACGACCCCGACCAGCCCCAACGGCAGGTTGACCAGGAAGATCGCCGGCCAGCCCCAGTACTGCACGAGCACCCCGCCGATGACCGGGCCACCCGCGATCATCACCTGCCCGCCGATCGCCAGCGCGCTCAGCGCGCCCGCGGGCAGCGGCAGACCGAGCCGGTCGGCCTCCTGGCGCAGCAGCGCCACCCCCGCCGGGTAGGCCGCGCAGGTCCCGATGCCCAGCAGCACCCGGAACGCGATCAGCCACCCCAGGCTCGGCGAGAACGGCGCGGCCACCGAGGCCAGCACGGTCAGCGCGAGCGAGGACAGGAACACCCGGCGCGGGCCGAACAGGTCGGCCAGCCTGCCCGCGGTGGGCGAGCCGACCGCGGTGGCCAGGTAGAGACCGGAGATCAGCCACGAGGTGGCCGCACCGGCCTGGAACTGCTCCCGGATGTCGACCATCGCCACGGCCATGGTGGAGGCGTTGAGCGCCTGCAGCACCGCGCCGAAGGCGATGGTGAGCACCAGACCGCGCGAGAGCCGGGCCGCGCGCTGCGGCGGCGCGGTGTGCTGGGCACGGGAGAGGTCTGCGGTCACCTCCGCAGTCTATGTTGTTAGCTAAACTAACCTCAGGGCCCGTACGGAGGAACCCGCTCCCGCAGCGGGAGCCGTCGCCTCAGTTGGTGCTGTGCCGCGCCTGCTCGATCGCCTCGGCGAGCCTGGTCAGCTCCTTGCTGACGTGCGAGAGCCGGTCGGCCATCACGCTGGCGTGCCCGGACACCGGTCCGACGTGCCCTGCCGCGCGCAGCCACTCGGTGACCCCGCCCATGCCCTGCGACATCCCGTCGGCCACCGCGGAGAACCCGCGCGCGACCTCCTCGATCTCGGCCACGGAGTGCGCCACCGCCGGATCGCCCAGCCGCGCGCCCAGCTGCGCGGCGGCCTCGCCGAGCTGTGCGGCGACCTCCGCGGAGTAGCCGGACTCGGCGTCGCCGGACTCGGCACTCCGTCTGGCACCGGTCCGTCGCGGCGGCGAGTGCCGTCCGGTGTTGGTCCGTTGCTTGTCGGAATGTCCAGCGGCAGTCATAACCAACCAGCCAACCCGAGTCCCGTTCTCGTATCTACCCCGACGCGCCCAAAGCCGCCCGACCGGTGTGGAAAACCACCCGGTTACCGGCCCGTGAGTGTTCTTGCTTGGCGAGGAGGCTATCCCCTTCCGGGCGAGAAGTGGAGGTTTTTGGTCTGGACGATTTGTTTCGGTCAACACTGAAACCATAGACGGTAACAAAACAGGAGGTTGGTAGCGGTACCACCGCTGAAATGAGAGCCGGTGATCAGGATGTGGGATTTCGCACCGGCGCTGTCCGCCTCCTCCGCGAGGCCGGACAGCAGAGCCGGCGCTGGCTCCGACGGGCACCCGCGTTCGGCGCTGTGGGCCTCCAGCCGCTGGTCCAGTTGGTCGGCCGTGGCGCCCGCTCCCCTGTCGACCGGGTGCCGGATCCGCCTGGAGCGAGTCGCCGACTGCACAGCTTGTCCTTGAGCGGTTCTGCCCTGGCCCGTTGCTTCGGCGTCGCTGCCTCAGCCGCTGCACCGGCCCTGGCCGCTTCGGCGCCGGGGCCGACGTTCGCGACCCCGCTCCCCTGCGGCCAGGGCCTGAACTCCCGGCGCCGGTCCGCTCAGCCGGTGTCGACCTCGTCCAGCACCTGGTAGATCTCCTCGTCGGTGGTCGCGCGGAAGTTGCGGTACCACTGCCCTACTGCGGCGAAGGCGACCGGCTGCAGCACGCACACCACGGTGTCGGCCTCCCGCCGCAGCGCGGCCACAGCGTCGGGTGCTCCGACCGGGACGGCCAGCACCACCGAGCGCGGCGAGGACTCGCGCAGCATCCGCACGGCGGCGCGGGCTGTCGCGCCGGTGGCCAGCCCGTCGTCGACCAGCACGACGTCGCGCCCGGCCAGTGGCAGCGGGTCGCCCTTCTGGTAAGCGCGTTCCCGTCGCCTCGCTTCCTCGCGTTCGCGTTCGCAGTCGGACTGCAAGGCCTGTTCATCGAGGTGGAAAGAACGCAGCAGTCGCGGGTCGTAGGTGGCGGGGCCCTGCGCGGTCACCGCGCCCAGCGCCAGCTCCGGCTGGCCCGGCGCGCCGATCTTGCGGGCCACCGCGACCCGCAGCGGCGCGTCCAGGGCTCCTGCGACCTCCGCGGCCACCGGCACCCCTCCCCTGGCCAGGCCCAGCACCACGGGATCCACCAGCTCCAGCTCCCGCAGCCGTTCGGCCAGCAGCCTGCCGGCGTGCCTGCGATCCTGGAAGCCTTCCCGGGCCTGTGCGGCGAATCCGCTGCGTGACATCGCTGGCCTCCCTCCGCCGCGCGTGCGCACGCGCACGACATCGAGTCGTGAGGGTCACCCCACCGAGATGCCCGCCTGCCGGGCGGCGCCAAACCCGGTCAGGCCAACCGCGACACGCGCAGCGTCCGCAGCCGGTTGAGCGCCGCGGCGAGCTCGAAGGTCCGCGGCACGGCGAAGTCGCCCACGTAGCGGTCGTCGACGGCGTGCACGCCGCGCTCGGCGACCTCGGCCGCGAAGGCCTCCAGCACCTCGGCCACCGTCCGGTCGCCGTCGAGCAGCCCCCGGCGCACGCAGGTCACCAGGGCCAGCCCGATCCCGGTGACCTGCGAGGGGTCGACGATCTGCTCCACCGCCCGCAGCTCCACTGTGGATTCGCCGAGGGTCAGGGCGTCCACGCCCCGGGCCCGCACCTTGGGCCGCTCGGTGTCCACCGAACGCGGGTCGGGCACCCTGGCGCGCAGCGCCGGGAAGCCGTCGGCCTCGGAATTCCGGCCGGTCGGGTTGGCAGCCAGCTCCCGCGCCCGCTCGGTCACGTCGAGCGCACGGTAGGAATCCATCATCAGCACCCGGTCGGCGACGTCCATGTAGTCCCCGGAACCGCCCATCACCAGGACCGTGGACACCCCGCGCTGGCGCGACAGCGGGCGGATGAGGTCCACGAACGGCGTCAGCGGTTCGGAGTCCTTGGCCACCAGCGCCTGCATCCGGGCGTCGCGGATCATGAGGTTGGTCGCCGCGGTGTCCTCGTCGACCAGCAGCACCCCGGCCCCGGCCTCCACCGACTCCGAGATCGCCGCGGCCTGCGAGGTGGAGCCAGAGGCGTTGTCGGTGGAGAAGTCGGCGGTGTCGGCGCCGGTGGGCAGGTGCGAGACGAACGGGCTGACATCGACCCGGTGCACCCGGCGCCCGTCCTCGGCGCGGATCTTGACCGTGTCGTCGCGGCAGACCACCAGCTCGCGGCCGTCACCGGGCACGTGGTCGTAGATGCCGTACTCCAGCGCCCGCA is a window of Saccharopolyspora erythraea NRRL 2338 DNA encoding:
- a CDS encoding class I SAM-dependent methyltransferase, with amino-acid sequence MVEAAFDVIGERYVKETQELRAQRLAGQWVIDRLPARGARVLDLGCGTGFPTAEQFDGAGVEVVGVDESPRMLELAARRVPGARLVRGDMRALDAGLGDFDAVTAFFSLLMLSRAEVSAVLESVRDRLRGPRLLALAMVQGDSDAERMSFLGADLTVTAYSPRALGEVVSGAGFVVEELREVEVVCESDRPFAVEPQVFVYARAAG
- a CDS encoding ATP-dependent Clp protease ATP-binding subunit is translated as MSRGSAGDSSAAFDSLLSELFEVHSAGGPAVSQPAPGPGGLELGNLLDEQAHEVVSKAIRATVEWGSRELDSAHLLWAVTQVGPTARMLGDSGVRVEELASAVRTVAGTYDALGGQAQGKPVLSSSARRALLGAHQQALSEGADAVGARHVLLGLATDADSVAGRALARAMERSERTRPNARPSVLSTTPKLDEFGMDMTELARAGRLDPVVGRSQEVEQAVEVLGRRTKNNPVFIGDPGVGKTAIVEGLAQRIVDGAVPWSLAGRRVVSLDLAGMVAGAKYRGEFEQRFRDLMNEIRQHRDEVLVFIDEIHGIVGAGAGEGTMDAGTMLKPALARGEVQVVGATTVEEYRKHIEKDPALERRFQPILVAEPSVGDTVAVLRGLRDRYQLHHRVVIADDALVAAARLSQRYIADRFLPDKAVDLLDQACSRVRLLRGGSPNDPGSSAEHQPSVGRDDVADVVSRRTGIPVSDLTAADKQRLLGLEKVLRSKVIGQDAAVRSVAEAVRRARAGLADPERPIGSFLFLGPTGVGKTELARALARALFGDAQRLIRFDMGEFQEKHTVSRLIGAPPGYVGYGESGQLTDRVRRQPYSVLLLDEVEKAHPDVFNTLLQLLDEGRLSDAQGRSVDFRNVVVIMTSNIGADRILDAGGSAGDSALELLEELRSFFRPEFINRIDDVTVFQPLGPAALREITGLLLERTYQQLLARGIGMEVTEAAVAWLAERGHQPEFGARPLRRVIQRELDNRLAAMVIDGELSSGHRVLVDAVGEDLVLEVSVEWESSGGRHAAPMGEHVFG
- a CDS encoding MFS transporter, with protein sequence MTADLSRAQHTAPPQRAARLSRGLVLTIAFGAVLQALNASTMAVAMVDIREQFQAGAATSWLISGLYLATAVGSPTAGRLADLFGPRRVFLSSLALTVLASVAAPFSPSLGWLIAFRVLLGIGTCAAYPAGVALLRQEADRLGLPLPAGALSALAIGGQVMIAGGPVIGGVLVQYWGWPAIFLVNLPLGLVGVVLALVWLPRDRRRAPSGESVLGRLDLVGAGLFAAVIAVLMLFLLSLSEQPRWWLLAVWVLLTAGFAAYELRARRPFVDVRVLVRNRPLTGTYLRTALTYVAFYVVFYGFPMWLESARGLDPAQVGLVVLPIALTAMVSVAGAGRLLRRMGHWPVLLAGSVALLVGGLLLTGLHAGSAVVVLVLVAAVLGIPNGFNNIGNQTALYGQADAADAGIASGLYRTSQYVGANIAAAVIELCFAGTASDPGMHRLGTVVAVISAVLLVGALAGLAGGRVRR
- a CDS encoding phosphoribosyltransferase; amino-acid sequence: MSRSGFAAQAREGFQDRRHAGRLLAERLRELELVDPVVLGLARGGVPVAAEVAGALDAPLRVAVARKIGAPGQPELALGAVTAQGPATYDPRLLRSFHLDEQALQSDCEREREEARRRERAYQKGDPLPLAGRDVVLVDDGLATGATARAAVRMLRESSPRSVVLAVPVGAPDAVAALRREADTVVCVLQPVAFAAVGQWYRNFRATTDEEIYQVLDEVDTG
- a CDS encoding ABC-ATPase domain-containing protein, whose translation is MAQRTGPRRGDRRQPQTGSGRRDEQALRDELGNMHGTSYGRYKALRGSWTFGGFTLEVQRVQPDPFAPASRCEVRVPAQVAGFPRELWHNQVRARALAGFLVRAAHRRLRDSRLRVDAGRQQVLDRSACQVVDGEIVLRLGIDLPGRGRTIDGRQAEHALCEDLPAVVEQALRFATAEQTRLREFVDSIEDTDALRRGLTEHGLVAFVADGSILPRRSGVDDRPLADAVPFRTPESLRVTMRVPNRGEVTGMGVPEGITLIVGGGFHGKSTLLRALEYGIYDHVPGDGRELVVCRDDTVKIRAEDGRRVHRVDVSPFVSHLPTGADTADFSTDNASGSTSQAAAISESVEAGAGVLLVDEDTAATNLMIRDARMQALVAKDSEPLTPFVDLIRPLSRQRGVSTVLVMGGSGDYMDVADRVLMMDSYRALDVTERARELAANPTGRNSEADGFPALRARVPDPRSVDTERPKVRARGVDALTLGESTVELRAVEQIVDPSQVTGIGLALVTCVRRGLLDGDRTVAEVLEAFAAEVAERGVHAVDDRYVGDFAVPRTFELAAALNRLRTLRVSRLA